In Rosa chinensis cultivar Old Blush chromosome 1, RchiOBHm-V2, whole genome shotgun sequence, a genomic segment contains:
- the LOC112182922 gene encoding uncharacterized acetyltransferase At3g50280, translating into MPSSSPISLTVVSESMVFPDQTSTLGDLKLSVSDLPMLSCHYIQKGGLFTKPSFPIQSLVSLLKTGLSQTLTRFPPLAGRLTTDKDGYLYITCNDAGADFIHAAATEVSVRDILSPTHVPESVKEFFALDRTVSYTGHHNPILAVQVTELQDGVFIGCAVNHAVTDGTSFWNFFNTFAEVCRGGKSFSRKPDFTRDSILISQAVLQLPEGGPKVTFNVNEPLTERIFSFSREAILKLKATTNNNNNKWTQNDDVATAVEILGKQSNDPYETNNDNARVTAIIENWFKNFKPQITENKTAAEISSFQSLCALLWKAVTRARKLPESKTTTFRMAVNCRHRLEPKLDPYYFGNAIQSIPTYASSGDVLSRDLRWCAEQLNDNVKAHDSDKVRECIEDWEKNPRVFPLGNFDGASMTMGSSPRFPMYDNDFGWGRPLAVRSGQANKFDGKISAFPGRDGAGTVDLEVVLAPDTMAGLESDLEFMQYVSN; encoded by the coding sequence ATGCCTTCTTCTTCGCCAATCTCTCTCACTGTGGTGTCTGAATCCATGGTGTTTCCTGACCAGACCTCCACCCTCGGAGACCTCAAGCTTTCGGTTTCTGACCTCCCCATGCTCTCATGTCACTACATCCAAAAGGGTGGCCTCTTCACCAAGCCTTCTTTCCCAATCCAATCCCTGGTCTCGCTACTCAAGACCGGCCTCTCCCAGACCCTCACTCGCTTCCCGCCCTTGGCCGGCCGGTTGACTACGGACAAAGATGGTTACTTGTACATCACCTGCAACGACGCCGGTGCTGATTTTATTCACGCAGCGGCCACTGAGGTCTCCGTGCGTGACATTCTGTCGCCGACTCACGTGCCGGAGTCGGTGAAGGAGTTTTTTGCATTGGACAGGACTGTGAGCTACACCGGCCATCACAACCCAATCCTGGCAGTCCAGGTCACCGAGCTCCAAGACGGAGTTTTCATCGGTTGCGCCGTCAACCACGCCGTCACTGACGGCACCTCCTTCTGGAACTTCTTCAACACCTTCGCCGAGGTCTGCCGCGGCGGCAAGAGCTTCTCCAGAAAGCCGGACTTCACCCGGGACTCGATTCTGATTTCTCAGGCGGTCCTTCAGTTGCCGGAAGGTGGCCCCAAGGTCACATTCAACGTCAACGAGCCGTTGACAGAGAGAATCTTCAGCTTCAGCAGAGAAGCCATTCTGAAACTAAAAGCCACaactaacaacaacaacaacaaatggACCCAAAACGACGACGTAGCCACCGCCGTCGAGATTCTCGGGAAGCAGAGCAACGACCCTTACGAAACTAACAACGACAACGCAAGAGTAACCGCCATCATCGAAAACTGGTTCAAGAATTTCAAGCCGCAAATCACTGAGAACAAAACGGCAGCGGAGATCTCGTCGTTTCAGTCGCTCTGCGCGCTTCTGTGGAAGGCTGTGACACGCGCCAGGAAGCTACCGGAGTCGAAAACGACGACGTTCAGAATGGCAGTGAACTGCCGTCACAGGCTGGAGCCGAAGCTGGACCCGTACTACTTCGGGAACGCAATCCAAAGCATCCCGACGTACGCGTCCTCGGGAGACGTGTTGTCTAGGGATCTGAGATGGTGCGCAGAGCAGCTCAACGACAACGTGAAGGCGCACGATAGTGATAAGGTGAGGGAGTGCATAGAGGATTGGGAGAAGAACCCGCGGGTGTTTCCTCTAGGGAACTTCGACGGTGCATCAATGACGATGGGTAGCTCGCCGAGGTTTCCGATGTACGACAACGATTTCGGGTGGGGCAGGCCGTTGGCGGTTCGGAGCGGGCAGGCGAATAAATTCGACGGTAAGATTTCGGCGTTTCCGGGGAGGGACGGAGCTGGGACCGTTGATCTGGAGGTGGTTTTGGCGCCTGACACGATGGCGGGGTTGGAGTCTGATTTGGAGTTCATGCAATACGTGTCAAACTAA
- the LOC112170974 gene encoding uncharacterized protein LOC112170974 — MSRSRVLRNPIAFVLGVVLVCSLVILALTMLRLPDPTTTATTHHSHSDNKLLIGKFGEMMIEMLPEDLAFTVFLPSEKAFKRDLRLDPSDSFVGEKMNDTYAVVSRVLGFSAVPRSIDSETVAFGKEISYDSISGFVLYITKDEDGRLVVNGVRSERVDLRRKGSLVHVMDGVLMDAEFQQSVQYDGEED; from the coding sequence ATGAGCAGAAGCCGGGTTTTGAGGAATCCAATCGCGTTCGTATTGGGGGTGGTATTGGTTTGCAGCCTTGTAATACTAGCACTCACAATGCTACGTCTTCCAGATCCAACCACAACAGCCACCACTCATCATTCCCACAGTGATAACAAGTTACTGATCGGAAAGTTTGGGGAGATGATGATCGAAATGTTGCCGGAAGATCTAGCTTTCACGGTCTTTCTCCCATCGGAGAAAGCTTTCAAGCGGGACCTGAGGCTGGACCCGAGTGATAGTTTTGTGGGGGAGAAGATGAATGATACGTATGCAGTGGTTTCTAGAGTGCTGGGGTTCTCCGCCGTGCCGCGGAGTATTGATTCCGAAACGGTGGCGTTTGGGAAGGAGATTTCGTATGATTCGATATCGGGGTTTGTGCTGTACATAACGAAGGATGAAGATGGAAGGCTGGTTGTCAATGGGGTTCGATCGGAGAGAGTTGATCTGAGGAGGAAGGGGAGTCTTGTGCATGTCATGGATGGGGTTCTGATGGATGCCGAGTTCCAGCAATCGGTTCAGTATGATGGTGAAGAAGATTGA
- the LOC112182924 gene encoding 26S proteasome non-ATPase regulatory subunit 7 homolog A isoform X1 produces the protein MDVIKTQQISARPIEKVIVHPLVLLSIVDNYNRVAKDTRKRVVGVLLGSSYRGTVDVSNSYAVPFEEDDKDPSIWFLDHNYHEAMYSMSKRINAKEHVVGWYSTGPKLRENDLDVHSLFTDYVPNPVLVIIDVQPKELGIPTKAYCAVEEVKENATQKSQKVFVHVPSEIAAHEVEEIGVEHLLRDVKDTTISTLATEVTGKLTALKGLDARLREIRSYLDLVIDEKLPLNHEILYHLQDVFNLLPNLNVSELIKGFAVKTNDMMLVIYLSSLIRSVIALHNLINNKMQNKEHEKAEDSKQVAVPAAAS, from the exons ATGGATGTGATTAAAACGCAGCAAATCTCAGCGAGGCCGATCGAGAAGGTCATAGTTCACCCTCTGGTTCTTCTCAGCATCGTCGACAACTACAACCGGGTCGCCAAGGACACTCGCAAGCGCGTCGTTGGGGTTCTCCTCGGTTCCTCTTACCGCGGCACCGTGGACGTCAGCAACAGCTACGCCG TGCCCTTTGAAGAAGATGACAAGGACCCAAGTATCTGGTTTCTTGATCACAACTACCATGAAGCCATGTATTCCATGTCGAAGAGAATTAACG CAAAGGAGCATGTTGTGGGATGGTACAGCACAGGCCCAAAGTTGCGAGAAAATGACTTAGATGTTCACAGTTTGTTTACCGA CTATGTTCCAAATCCTGTCTTGGTCATAATTGATGTCCAACCTAAGGAGCTGGGAATACCCACAAAAGCTTACTGTGCTGTTGAAGAGGTTAAAGAG AATGCTACCCAGAAAAGCCAGAAGGTGTTCGTTCATGTGCCCTCCGAAATTGCTGCGCATGAAGTTGAGGAGATCG GAGTGGAACACTTGCTTAGAGATGTTAAGGATACAACCATCAGCACTCTTGCAACAGAG GTTACTGGGAAGCTCACAGCTTTGAAAGGATTGGATGCTAGGCTCCGCGAGATCCGGAGTTATCTTGATCTTGTTATTGACGAGAAGCTCCCATTGAACCACGAGATTTTGTACCACCTACAG GATGTGTTCAATTTACTCCCCAATCTGAATGTTTCTGAGTTGATCAAGGGCTTTGCAG TGAAAACAAATGATATGATGCTGGTTATTTATCTTTCTTCCCTTATCCGAAGtgttattgctcttcacaactTGATCAATAACAAG ATGCAGAATAAGGAGCACGAAAAGGCAGAAGACTCCAAACAAGTAGCCGTACCAGCTGCAGCCAGCTAG
- the LOC112182924 gene encoding 26S proteasome non-ATPase regulatory subunit 7 homolog A isoform X2: MDVIKTQQISARPIEKVIVHPLVLLSIVDNYNRVAKDTRKRVVGVLLGSSYRGTVDVSNSYAVPFEEDDKDPSIWFLDHNYHEAMYSMSKRINAKEHVVGWYSTGPKLRENDLDVHSLFTDYVPNPVLVIIDVQPKELGIPTKAYCAVEEVKENATQKSQKVFVHVPSEIAAHEVEEIGVEHLLRDVKDTTISTLATEVTGKLTALKGLDARLREIRSYLDLVIDEKLPLNHEILYHLQDVFNLLPNLNVSELIKGFAVKTNDMMLVIYLSSLIRSVIALHNLINNKMQNKEHEKAEDSKQVAVPAAAS; this comes from the exons ATGGATGTGATTAAAACGCAGCAAATCTCAGCGAGGCCGATCGAGAAGGTCATAGTTCACCCTCTGGTTCTTCTCAGCATCGTCGACAACTACAACCGGGTCGCCAAGGACACTCGCAAGCGCGTCGTTGGGGTTCTCCTCGGTTCCTCTTACCGCGGCACCGTGGACGTCAGCAACAGCTACGCCG TGCCCTTTGAAGAAGATGACAAGGACCCAAGTATCTGGTTTCTTGATCACAACTACCATGAAGCCATGTATTCCATGTCGAAGAGAATTAACG CAAAGGAGCATGTTGTGGGATGGTACAGCACAGGCCCAAAGTTGCGAGAAAATGACTTAGATGTTCACAGTTTGTTTACCGA CTATGTTCCAAATCCTGTCTTGGTCATAATTGATGTCCAACCTAAGGAGCTGGGAATACCCACAAAAGCTTACTGTGCTGTTGAAGAGGTTAAAGAG AATGCTACCCAGAAAAGCCAGAAGGTGTTCGTTCATGTGCCCTCCGAAATTGCTGCGCATGAAGTTGAGGAGATCG GAGTGGAACACTTGCTTAGAGATGTTAAGGATACAACCATCAGCACTCTTGCAACAGAG GTTACTGGGAAGCTCACAGCTTTGAAAGGATTGGATGCTAGGCTCCGCGAGATCCGGAGTTATCTTGATCTTGTTATTGACGAGAAGCTCCCATTGAACCACGAGATTTTGTACCACCTACAG GATGTGTTCAATTTACTCCCCAATCTGAATGTTTCTGAGTTGATCAAGGGC TTTGCAGTGAAAACAAATGATATGATGCTGGTTATTTATCTTTCTTCCCTTATCCGAAGtgttattgctcttcacaactTGATCAATAACAAG ATGCAGAATAAGGAGCACGAAAAGGCAGAAGACTCCAAACAAGTAGCCGTACCAGCTGCAGCCAGCTAG
- the LOC112173774 gene encoding WUSCHEL-related homeobox 7, with amino-acid sequence MDENMSGFCIKSIRGGGGGGGNGGNNKCGRWNPTTEQVKVLTDLFRSGLRTPSTDQIQKISTQLSFYGKIESKNVFYWFQNHKARERQKRRKVSIDIDKEFIRRDHDKISSPKEVLNQVSSEPARVIETLQLFPINSFDESGAEKLRFYANEFCCKENTRGFTYTVGAEMDHHPPLDLRLSFL; translated from the exons ATGGATGAAAATATGTCAGGGTTTTGTATTAAAAGTATTcgcggtggcggtggcggtggcggtaaTGGTGGTAATAACAAGTGTGGGCGTTGGAATCCTACTACTGAGCAGGTCAAAGTTTTGACGGACCTGTTCAGGTCTGGACTCCGAACCCCCAGCACTGATCAGATTCAGAAAATCTCTACTCAGTTAAGCTTTTATGGAAAGATCGAGAGCAAGAATGTATTCTACTGGTTCCAGAATCACAAAGCCAGGGAGAGGCAGAAGCGCCGCAAAGTTTCCATTGATATCGACAAGGAGTTCATACGTCGAGATCATGACAagatttcttctccaaaag AAGTGCTTAATCAAGTTAGTTCAGAGCCTGCAAGAGTGATTGAGACGCTTCAACTCTTCCCAATAAACTCATTCGATGAATCAGGAGCAGAGAAGCTGAGATTTTATGCAAATGAGTTTTGTTGCAAAGAGAATACTAGAGGTTTTACTTACACTGTTGGAGCAGAAATGGATCATCATCCACCTTTGGATCTACGCTTAAGCTTCCTTTGA
- the LOC112182925 gene encoding eukaryotic translation initiation factor 3 subunit F: MAVTERTVLQFSPTLTAKVHPLVIFNICDCYVRRPDQTERVIGTLLGSVLPDGTVDIRNSYAVPHSEFSEQVALDIDYHHNMLISQQKVNPKEVIVGWYSTGLGVTGSSVLIHDFYSGEVPNPIHLTVDTGFSNGEGTVKAYVSSNLSLSHGEQQQAGGRQAGDRQLPLAAQFQEIPLDLRMVEAERVGFDILKTTMTDKLPTDLEGMEASMERLLALIDDVYKYVDSVDEGRVAPDNNVGRFLWDAVESLPKLSPAVFDKLVNDSLQDNMLLLYLSSITRTQLTLAEKLNTAAQVL, encoded by the exons ATGGCGGTGACAGAGCGCACGGTGCTACAGTTCTCGCCGACCTTGACGGCGAAGGTTCATCCTCTCGTCATCTTCAACATCTGCGACTGCTACGTCCGCCGCCCTGACCAGACCGAGCGCGTCATCGGCACGCTCCTCGGCTCCGTCCTCCCCGATGGCACAGTCGACATCAGAAACTCCTACGCCGTTCCTCACAGCGAGTTTTCCGAGCAG GTTGCTTTAGACATTGATTACCATCACAATATGCTGATATCTCAGCAAAAGGTGAATCCTAAGGAAGTCATTGTTGGATG GTACTCAACCGGTCTTGGAGTTACTGGTTCTAGTGTATTAATCCATGATTTCTATTCTGGAGAGGTTCCCAACCCAATTCATTTGACAGTTGATACGGGATTCAGTAATGGAGAGGGTACAGTAAAAGCATATGTTTCGTCAAATTTGTCTCTGTCTCATGGAGAACAACAGCAAGCAGGAGGTCGACAAGCAGGAGATCGTCAACTTCCACTTGCAGCACAGTTTCAAGAAATTCCTCTTGATCTTCGCATGGTTGAAGCCGAGCGAGTTGGAT TTGATATTCTTAAGACAACAATGACTGACAAGCTTCCAACTGATTTAGAAGGAATGGAAGCCTCAATGGAGCGGCTGCTAGCTTTAATCGATGACGTGTATAAATATGTTGACAGTGTTGAC GAAGGACGTGTTGCACCAGATAACAATGTAGGGAGGTTTCTATGGGATGCTGTAGAATCTCTTCCAAAATTGTCTCCTGCAGTTTTTGATAAGCTAGTGAATGACAGCTTGCAG GACAATATGCTCTTGCTATATTTGTCGAGTATCACCAGGACACAGCTTACCCTAGCTGAAAAGTTGAACACAGCTGCTCAGGTTCTGTAA
- the LOC112182926 gene encoding probable aquaporin PIP-type 7a, producing the protein MQAKEEDVSLGANKFPERQPIGIAAQTEDEGKDYKEPPPAPLFEPGELTSWSFYRAGIAEFVATFLFLYITILTVMGVLKGETKCKTVGIQGIAWAFGGMIFALVYCTAGISGGHINPAVTFGLFLARKLSLTRAVFYIIMQCLGAIAGAAVVKAFTNKGHFFEINNGGANFVAHGYTKGSGLGAEIIGTFVLVYTVFSATDAKRSARDSHVPILAPLPIGFAVFLVHLATIPITGTGINPARSLGAAIIFNKDRAWDDQWIFWVGPFIGAALAALYHVVVIRAIPFKSK; encoded by the exons ATGCAGGCCAAGGAGGAAGATGTGAGTTTGGGAGCCAACAAGTTCCCGGAGAGGCAGCCGATCGGTATCGCCGCTCAAACCGAAGACGAGGGCAAGGACTACAAGGAGCCACCGCCTGCGCCGCTCTTCGAGCCAGGCGAGCTGACGTCATGGTCGTTTTACAGGGCCGGGATCGCCGAGTTCGTCGCCACGTTTCTGTTTCTCTACATCACCATCTTGACAGTGATGGGCGTCTTGAAAGGTGAAACCAAGTGCAAAACCGTAGGTATTCAAGGCATCGCTTGGGCTTTTGGTGGTATGATCTTCGCCTTGGTTTACTGCACCGCCGGAATCTCAG GGGGTCACATAAACCCGGCTGTGACTTTTGGGCTTTTCTTGGCCCGGAAGCTGTCCTTGACAAGGGCGGTGTTCTACATCATCATGCAGTGCCTTGGGGCTATAGCCGGAGCCGCCGTGGTGAAAGCTTTTACGAACAAGGGTCATTTCTTCGAGATCAACAACGGTGGCGCCAACTTTGTAGCCCATGGCTACACCAAGGGCAGTGGTCTTGGTGCTGAAATTATTGGGACCTTTGTCCTTGTCTACACCGTCTTCTCTGCCACTGACGCCAAGCGTAGCGCCAGAGACTCTCATGTTCCG ATTTTGGCCCCGTTGCCAATTGGGTTCGCCGTGTTCTTGGTGCACTTGGCTACCATCCCCATTACCGGAACCGGTATTAACCCAGCTAGGAGTCTTGGTGCAGCCATCATCTTCAACAAGGACAGAGCCTGGGATGACCAA TGGATTTTCTGGGTTGGACCATTCATTGGGGCAGCACTTGCAGCTTTATACCATGTGGTAGTGATCAGAGCCATTCCTTTCAAATCCAAGTAA